agtcctataaatgtaatcaatgtgataaagcctttgtATATTATGGTTATCTTCAAAGACATAAAACaacacacactggagagaaaccttacaaatgtaatctatgtggtaaagcctttgcatctCATCGTTATCTCCAAGTACatagaagaacacatactggagagaaaccccatgaatgtaatcaatgtggtaaagcctttgtatATCATGATcatcttcaaatacataaaagaacacatactggagagaaaccctatgaatgtaatcactGTGGTAAAACCTTTGCAGCCCATCGTTatctccaagtacataaaagaacacatactggagagaaaccctatgaatgcaATCAATGTGGTAAATCCTTTGCATCTCATAGTTatctccaagtacataaaagaacacatactggagagaaaccctatgaatgcaGTCAGTGTGATAAAGCTTTTGCATATCCTGGTTatctccaagtacataaaagaacacatactggagagaaaccatatgaatgcaatcaatgtggtaaagcctttgcaggtCAGAATGTTCttaaaagacatgaaaaaatTCATACTGGTGAGAAACCTTACAtatgtaatgaatgtggtaaagcctttgtgAGTAACACTAGTCTCCAAATACATAAAgcaacacatactggagagaagccttatgaatgtaagcaatgtagtaAATCCTTTGCCTCTAATGGCCAACTTCAAAGTCATGAAataattcacactggagagaaaccctacaaatgtaatggATGTGATAAAGCCTATTCACGACACAGTCATctccaaagacataaaagaacacatactatGACTGTAACCAATGTGTTAGAGCCTTTACAGGTCACAGTGATCTTCAAAGGTGTGGaagtttgaatattcttggcccatggcaagtggcactattaggagttg
The Mus caroli unplaced genomic scaffold, CAROLI_EIJ_v1.1 scaffold_15872_1, whole genome shotgun sequence genome window above contains:
- the LOC110287690 gene encoding zinc finger protein 431-like, encoding MDAVTYDDVHVNLTQEEWALLDPSQKCLYKDVMLETYKNLTAIGYNWEYHNIEEHCQSSRRHGRYERSHTGEKHSEYTQCGKAFAFHSYPQRHERIHTREKSYEGIQYDEALVHHSNLQTHKRTHPKEKPYKCNRCDKAYSQHSHLQRHKRKHTGEKPYECKQCGKAFAYHSELRSHERIHTGEKPYKCNQCGKAFAHHCNLRVHKIIHTGEKPYKCNQCDKAYSQHCNLQIHKSTHTGEKSYKCNQCDKAFVYYGYLQRHKTTHTGEKPYKCNLCGKAFASHRYLQVHRRTHTGEKPHECNQCGKAFVYHDHLQIHKRTHTGEKPYECNHCGKTFAAHRYLQVHKRTHTGEKPYECNQCGKSFASHSYLQVHKRTHTGEKPYECSQCDKAFAYPGYLQVHKRTHTGEKPYECNQCGKAFAGQNVLKRHEKIHTGEKPYICNECGKAFVSNTSLQIHKATHTGEKPYECKQCSKSFASNGQLQSHEIIHTGEKPYKCNGCDKAYSRHSHLQRHKRTHTMTVTNVLEPLQVTVIFKGVEV